AATAaatgaacaaacattttggTCAAATTGACAAGAGAACTTTCAGAACGATGGTTATTTCTGTTGtgcattttgttttctgttcTGTTTTGGAACTTTGTTCGattttagttttactttaaatttatataataatttatcaaaatttaactaggatccataaaataaataagagaatatttataaaattattttttcaatcgtGCCGCCATTTGtgacatatttttgttattgataatttgttttaattttttttcttgatggcGTTTGTTGGTGAACCTGGTTAATATGGCTGCTATTCAATTCTTTCTTATGAGAGTGCAGATGACGCTGTGGTCATTATGTGATTGTTGTATTGGATGTGACATGAATTATAGAACAATTGTAGCAGAACAAATATCAGATACAACAACCataccaaataaataatcgAAAGCATTTCAAATTCTGAATCGatataatatcaaaaaatatcgattttgtAAAGTAACGAATGAAGGCGGAAGTAATGATTACtgcgtttgtttgtttgaaattttaaaccatAACGAATAAACGGATGTTGGtggctttaatttattaaagagttttaaaataagattaagAGAGTTTGGTTAATCTATAACTTATATACaatatatgtaattttaaataaattgcagGAGTATTcgtagtttgtttatttttgttggtattgaAATGTACATATTGTTACTATTGttagttaaaattaagttaataattCTCGGcgcaaaaaaaacataatattatgtgtatttttaaaatgtggtatttttaaatttttgattctaCTATGAAGATTCAAAAAATAAGTAGGGCTATTTTAtaccatacaaattaaataaaagcaaaatatcTCATTACAATAATGTTAAAGTTAATAACACTTGGAAtgaattaatttcttcaaaagcaAAGCTGTTAAATTTCAACCATATACCTcccttcaaaaatgttttttgaaagatggttcaaattagtttttaggTAAGTCactctttttttggaaaaattgtcTTTGCACACAAAGTGAGGGTGTGTTAGCAACGCTAGTTAAACGCAATGTTAGGcttacattaaaattaaattagtggCCTTAAAATAGTATGAACAAAAATGTCCTTTAGGTTTCGCGTTTTCCCCATGTCTTGCTCAATTTCGGTACCAGAGTTCAAAATCATTGAATAAGTATTAgaccaattttattaaaatcagaaCTTCAGGATTTTATACaataattagtttaaaaataccttcaaaattattaaaattaaaagcatatattttacaaaaataagtgaaatttacaaaaatactttCTGTGTTTACTGCGCTGTAGTTCGGTTACTGGGTATGGGCACCCTGATGGTAGTAGGAGTCTCTACTTTTGTCTCTTCAAGTTCTTTAAACTGAATCAAAATAACTAGATATGTTGTAACTGCcgaaaatatcttaaataaaaattcttttaataaaaataaatacaaaatatattcaagAGTATACATTAAAAAGTGTAGaattatcaacaacaaaaaatccataCGCTGTAAACTCTACTTCCTGTCTTATACTCTTGGTTAAAAATTTATCAATCTGAAATTAAAATGCAAAGTTAATTTATCTCGCTTTAAGTCTAGAGTTAAAAATAAGCTCACAATGGTTTGAGAGTCCTTGTTTCTTCCATAGATCTTTGCTACCACTTGTTGTAATGTGTTAGCCTGCGGAATTATATTATCTTTGTTTCAACAAATTCCATACAAAAAACAAGATAAAAACATACCTTCCTTGTAGCTTGCCCGCAAATATTCGCTAATATTGCCAAAAGAGTCGTATTCACAGCCAGCCAAGCAAAGCAGTCCAACAGAAAAACCCATGACACCACCTCGTAAGTTGTAAATTCCACAAAAATATTATACGTCTTTGTTGTTATGCTATAAAAAGCATAACCCATAAATAAGGCAACCATCAAACTACACGACTCATTCAACAGCTTAAAGATTATCAAAAGTCTATTGTGCAATCGAAACACAAATGTAACATCCTCTTCAAACAATCGTTGCTCTATCTTCATTTCGATCATGTTGTAGGAGAATTTCTCCAGAATCGCATTGACAAAATCAAATCGCTGCGAAACAACCTGAAGCAATGCCGAAAGAAGTATCATAAACATcgaacaaatacaattttgaaaagcatagaataagaaaaacaaatactgAATCGAACTCGTAAAATCTCCGCTTGTGAATTTTaaacttatcaaaaataattgaactgCAAAAATTCCCAAAACTGTGATTTGAGCAAATTTGCAATGATTTTGAACTTTAACTTGATATCTTTGCTCGATGCTGGAATCGATCTTAAGGATGTCCCTTAGAATATTCAGAAAGTCATTGGAATGTCTCGAGCATAGGATGATGGTTCCGGTGTAGGTGGTGATGGTGATTATTATCTCAATGTACTGATTGATGTTATCCGTTTCCCGTTCCGTTGAGAATCCCTCAACCGAATGCCGTTGGAACATGCTGTACAAGTTGAAGATGGTCAAGCTATGTATAATGCCCCGGATAATCGTCGAATATATGTTGTTCTGGTGAGATGGACCTTCGATTTCATAATCACTGATCTGTTTGACAATTGGAAATAGTCCAACTGCCTTTAGAATTGTCAGTTGCATATTCAATTCCCTCAGGAAATTTGATGAATTCTTTCGAAGTGCAAGCTTGTTTTGACTTCTCTTAACTTCTTCAATATACATTTTCCTATTAGttctttaacaaaagttgttaactCGACTTTATTACCCAGAGGTTCCATTAATTCTGAAAGACTAAATATTGTATTGACAGGTCTggtaacataaaaataaagactGTGCTGCTAACTACGTGTATCTGTTTCGAATAATTTAATTAGATTGGATATCTCAAGAGAGAATCTAAATTATTACCCGGAACGCGAAATCCATTAGTTAATTTGATAAATGAAACTCTTTTCGTCAAGTAGCTAGAGTACCAAACCAATAGTataatgtttatgtttatgcgAAACCTGTTGCATATACTCATTTTCATATCAAACTGACAATAACTACTCCCATTTTATCGAGCTGTCCATCAGGATAGACTCTCGTATTAACTTAGTAAATACATGATATTATTTTCCTGCGCACAGACAATATCTAATATATGGAAGTGAAGTCCCTTATTTGAAGAAGGAATCAACCGAAATAATTGgtagttaaatttaaatctaataggtaataaagggtgtttttattAGGTATAGAAAtttacaatgaaataatttaatttatgtctaTTCCAAAGATAATCTAGCGTTATAATTTTAGGTAACATATGATTTCTGGCATATGACAGCCATTTAcgtatatttttccaaaatatgtgGTCGAGAGTTTGGCGTTTAACCTTTAGCGCGTAAACTTTAACGACCTTGCATATCAAAACAGAAAATAGTCAAGAGGCATTAAATCGACGAGCTTTAAGGCCAAATCACGGGTCCATAAAGTGAAACTACACAGTAACGtctcttcaataaataaattgtggaACTGCGTGACATTTTGTACTGTCTTTTTAAAACCACAGCTTCTGCAAATCATGGTTGTTCAATAGATGAATAAAAAAGGACAGGGGCCTGATTATAGGATTCGaggcgaatcgttttgctagcgatcttgccattttttaattattgctttcgcttacgccttcttcattttgaattcgaccaattaacgaattcgaaggtgaatttgaaatgtcataatgtttgttggagagttgaaatccgacagttttttggcggattcacaggcgaaagagtgtttattattattcactgttCAACTTCATtgattctttcttgattgtaattatataaaaatgtgagttggctttattttaattttcttataatttatccacaatccgcaataaaacataaaattttgaataactcaccgcaaatttcacaaattcaattaaaaagctgtcaaatcactggaatacattaagaaaagtcaaaccaaaagtgtcaaatcactgcaatataggaagaactattttcgcttcgctgccaattcgttaataaggaaataggacgcgagtcgaatttgaaaggtcgaattgaaaacgatccgccgcgaacctcataatcaagCCTGAGTAGAAATGGCTCTATAGCAGTCACCCTTGACTGTATTGTTCTGAACAGcatgttttttaaacaagttcCTACTAATCAAAATTATTCCACCAACCCATAAAGCATATACTAAACATGTCAGTTGTTGTGGATGTAAaggcagagagaaaaaactaatcgagagagccaaatttcctcgtctccgtccctttgAAACCTCTTAAactcattttttatagcgtgttgaattcgtatcggtgtatacatgttttcacctcaAAGAGCAGAGAGAATAGAggcatttgatatttctttctctctctggttttcacaaattaattctagcaaacaattttcgtttgtcaataACTTACGGTAAAACGTTAAAACGGTAgattgtggtgaatttgtttttcttttctctttctttgagctacagatagatggcattaacaaccaaaaccagaaaagatgtgttcagaaagagtttataacaaggttaaggttttttagactagactttatttgttataaacaagtatatgttttttataaatgtatgttatgtttatttcaatagtaataccttaactaataacttaactgctgttttatctaaaatatactgcattgaattattttacatcgaattaattataataggtggaaataataaaggtctacagtttaccgatattttctggaacttagtgttaacgtaacatttatttgtcatcaaaaaaattaattatgaaatttggctgcgataataattacttgaacacagcattttctatatttatagttattcaggtttagcccttaacttagatttgcatttatttatgaatagcctaaaaagtttagtaaacatctatgaataaccCACAATGCAATTTCAGAAAAACTGTAGTTAGAACTTTCCCTCACAGATTTTTCCTTGTCGCTATATAActgaaagataagatataaataaataatagaactggaaaacatataaaaatgatgcttaagacttaaattttggttgaagaacaaatttgtatattctcttcacaaaaccactgacctagcgagaatacaaatgcttttacttttgtacaataGTACTTTTCGGCTTACATATGTAGTTAAGCCTTTAACAGCACACTAGCTTAGTGGAAAGCATAGCTTATCGCCaattcacaaatcttatgcgatgaaaattggcaacaaaagttcacgattttttatttagtctctacttaaatcacttatcttcagcattttggaaatgtcggtaacgtaaagaaaacaaacaacgagtacacacaaatacaataggaatgtaaaaaagagatgagtatataaaaatgtttacaatgtttctgcgttgttttattttaatgatccatGTTTACATTCCTTAACTGGCGTTGTCAATGTTCCAGCAACTCTCGCagccaaaattaagtcgatgaaatctgaaaattgaaacaaatctgagtttttttgcatttttcaacggtCTGAGCGAAAATGATACGCATAaacgcagctaataataaaacaaataatagttgtagtgctGATTCTCATTGGaccgttgcaccacctaatcaattttacttacttaatgattaaaactggcttcaaataactaactaatatttGTCTAAATGCATAATTTAGAATTGTTTCTTAATCTTTATTGTTCTGgcacctaacaagagtaattaatttcacttcatattcgaatgatattactcccaaagtaacacaatgagaataccaaaaaattgttcatccacaattttgaattttctttgaacacctctaAACAGCATGGCATCCGCCATTTTTCGAAGGTGGacgtcattttttttaatgtgggaagtatgcacatcttcttacataagtattcgttccccacattttttttatatggagttaatacatatgcaagtttatgtgcaaatcgcagcttgtaggcaaaaagagagcaaccgtcgaagttggttctctcgtttagtttttttctctctggtaAAGGGATCTTAACATACACTTGAGTTTATCATCACTCCAAAAACCAGAATCTAAAAAAGCTTTATTAGACAAAAttcgctttttaaaaattggaatcaACGGCAATcttgtttttgacaaatttggAAGCATAATTTAGGCAAATTTGGAAGCAGAGTTCAGACGCCATAAGGGACTttaaagtaaggcaagtttctgacTATGATtcgccagctgtcaaaaaattgccataaaataactttaatggaaagttaatCAATACATATCTCCCCAGCTGTTAAGtaaagtctacttctatcaaaatgacagttgatcattctttttcattcaactgaaacaTAAACTCTATGATTAAATGTTAATTGTAGCTTGCCTAGGTAGTGTTTTTGGACAATGGAAAATGgaagtaaaattataaaaatatttccaatgcctttaaatatttttaatcgatTAGGAGGGTTCCCGGAGGAAAACATTCTGACATGAATTTCTTTCGGCAACCCATAATTTAGATATTATACCATAAAATACAATAGGTACccaatatttgaattaattcaCTGTAAGTTTTAgaattagtttttgattttttttaaatttttgtgtatttacattaatataaaaatggaaTCCTTATAATGTTAGaatgataaataaatgtttgtaatcCTTTCTATAAACTTCTTATATGGAATACATATTAGAATATGGAAAGCCTAAGAATTTTCAGCAATGTATTTCTATATTGTCTATCGAGCAAACTATAACTAACAACAAGTCATCCACTGCAACTTTTTAAGCTTATCAAggacttttattaattatactCTTCGTGAGATTAATGATTCCGTTGACAACCTTTAAAAAGTGGTATGTTTTTCTATTACAATGCAAATTGATGTATATCTACAAAACGGA
This window of the Eupeodes corollae chromosome 3, idEupCoro1.1, whole genome shotgun sequence genome carries:
- the LOC129951403 gene encoding gustatory and pheromone receptor 32a, encoding MYIEEVKRSQNKLALRKNSSNFLRELNMQLTILKAVGLFPIVKQISDYEIEGPSHQNNIYSTIIRGIIHSLTIFNLYSMFQRHSVEGFSTERETDNINQYIEIIITITTYTGTIILCSRHSNDFLNILRDILKIDSSIEQRYQVKVQNHCKFAQITVLGIFAVQLFLISLKFTSGDFTSSIQYLFFLFYAFQNCICSMFMILLSALLQVVSQRFDFVNAILEKFSYNMIEMKIEQRLFEEDVTFVFRLHNRLLIIFKLLNESCSLMVALFMGYAFYSITTKTYNIFVEFTTYEVVSWVFLLDCFAWLAVNTTLLAILANICGQATRKANTLQQVVAKIYGRNKDSQTIIDKFLTKSIRQEVEFTAYGFFVVDNSTLFNIFSAVTTYLVILIQFKELEETKVETPTTIRVPIPSNRTTAQ